Proteins encoded in a region of the Vicia villosa cultivar HV-30 ecotype Madison, WI linkage group LG5, Vvil1.0, whole genome shotgun sequence genome:
- the LOC131601218 gene encoding nitrate regulatory gene2 protein-like — translation MGCYQSKMENEEAITRCKDRHYFMKQAVSSRNNFAAAHSSYAASLKNAGAALIDFAQGEQQNFQLSPPYDVPLPPPPLPDLPAALRRAITMPDFESVETTGLEEVDDDDDVDEEIVEGCGLSRRVKKSENMNMIQVLSEVDNHFIMASESAREVSVILQATRLHYHSNFSNTTGGQLDYSARVMRVVTWDRSFRETPNMDEVKDDFDSEKHETLATVLDKLLAWEKKLYNQVKAAELTKSEYQRKVITINKVEKRGKNIETLEKEKAALSHLDSVHIVDMQLLDSTISEINLLRDQQLYQKLVHLVDGMATMWGTMHYHYKKQLIIMKLVKSLDSQFPTETSEHHHDRTYQLLNVMQELESQFEKLVNNQKGFIKALYSWLKLNLTLVENDIKEKISSPAIQILLHAWNDHLEKLSIELVWKAISHFVAVIDSLYQQQQEELILKRKCEEMQKELARKSRRFDQWECKYKKKKRLDEFDANREQGDDSNEPDEVVKEKRVLIELEKRLDEEKVSFEKQCLHVRQKSLVCLKNNLAELLRAMTDFSLECSKMYSELRIVTHKLRSAQSS, via the exons ATGGGCTGTTACCAATCAAAAATGGAGAACGAAGAAGCCATAACACGCTGTAAAGACCGTCATTACTTCATGAAACAGGCGGTTTCATCTCGTAACAACTTCGCGGCAGCTCACTCATCCTACGCTGCCTCCCTCAAAAACGCGGGGGCTGCTCTCATCGATTTCGCGCAAGGTGAACAACAAAATTTCCAATTATCTCCTCCCTATGATGTTCCCTtgcctcctcctcctcttccTGATTTACCTGCTGCTCTTCGCCGTGCTATTACTATGCCTGATTTTGAATCTGTGGAAACTACTGGTTTGGAAgaggttgatgatgatgatgatgtagaTGAAGAAATTGTTGAAGGGTGTGGTTTGAGTAGAAGAGTGAAAAAAAGTGAGAATATGAATATGATTCAGGTGTTGAGTGAAGTTGATAATCATTTTATAATGGCTTCTGAGTCTGCTCGTGAGGTTTCTGTAATTCTTCAGGCCACTCGTCTTCACTATCATTCCAATTTTTCTAATACTACCGGAG GACAACTTGATTACTCTGCAAGGGTAATGCGAGTTGTAACATGGGACAGATCCTTCAGAGAAACACCAAACATGGATGAAGTGAAAGATGATTTCGACTCCGAGAAGCATGAAACTCTTGCTACTGTATTAGACAAGTTGCTAGcatgggaaaagaaactttataatCAAGTTAAG GCTGCTGAGTTAACAAAATCTGAGTACCAAAGAAAAGTTATCACTATCAACAAGGTAGAAAAAAGAGGTAAAAACATCGAAACGTTGGAGAAAGAAAAAGCAGCTCTAAGTCATTTGGATTCCGTTCACATTGTAGATATGCAGTTATTGGACTCAACAATCTCAGAGATAAATCTTTTACGCGATCAACAGTTGTACCAGAAACTCGTTCACCTTGTCGATGG GATGGCGACAATGTGGGGAACCATGCATTACCATTATAAGAAGCAGTTAATTATTATGAAGTTAGTGAAATCGCTTGATTCTCAGTTTCCTACCGAAACAAGTGAACACCATCATGATAGAACATATCAGTTATTAAATGTTATGCAAGAGTTGGAATCGCAGTTTGAAAAGTTGGTAAACAATCAAAAGGGTTTCATAAAAGCTTTATACAGTTGGTTAAAACTTAATCTTACCCTTGTCGAAAATGATATAAAGGAAAAGATATCTTCACCGGCGATACAAATTCTTCTTCATGCTTGGAATGATCATCTAGAGAAACTTTctattgaacttgtttggaaAGCCATATCACACTTTGTTGCCGTGATAGATTctctttaccaacaacaacaagaagaGTTGATTTTAAAGAGAAAATGCGAGGAGATGCAAAAAGAGCTTGCGCGCAAAAGCCGACGATTTGATCAGTGGGAGTGCaaatacaagaaaaagaaaagactAGATGAGTTTGATGCAAATAGGGAACAAGGTGATGATAGTAATGAACCTGACGAGGTTGTAAAGGAGAAGAGAGTTTTGATTGAATTAGAAAAGAGGTTGGATGAggaaaaagtttcttttgaaaaaCAGTGCTTACATGTGAGGCAAAAATCTTTGGTGTGTCTCAAAAATAACTTGGCTGAGCTCCTTAGGGCTATGACAGATTTTTCTCTTGAATGTTCTAAAATGTATAGTGAATTAAGGATTGTAACACATAAATTAAGATCTGCACAAAGTTCATAA
- the LOC131601220 gene encoding beta-glucosidase 11-like, translating to MMNLLGAVLLVAAIVSSVANALTKSDFPPNFLFGASTSAYQVEGAANEDGRKPSIWDTFAHAGNGGRFKGDGDIAIDQYHKYKDDVKLMAKMGLDVYRFSISWSRLIPEGKGPINPKGLEYYNNLINELASQGIQPHVTLHHWDLPQALEDEYGGWVSRRIIKDFTAYADVCFREFGDRVKHWTTVNEGNAGSIGGYDAGILPPQRCSSSSISNCSRGNSSTEPYLVTHHMLLAHASTAKLYRTKYKAKQRGFIGFNLLVFGFVPLTNTSQDIIAAQRARDFYIGWFLNPFIFGEYPDSMKKNVGSRLPYFTTIESNLVKGSIDFLGINFYYALYIQNNPKSLQKTNRDFTSDIAVEFKPYNGNDTATGHFPVIPWILEGLLQSLKNDYGDFPIYIHENGQQTHRNSSLDDWSRVKYMHGYIGSLLDMLRNGLNIRGYFVWSFLDVFELLDGYGSSFGLYYIDLKDPTLRRQPKLSSVWYSNFLNNRTMDSKITMEIEENSSISNTPFMHAAT from the exons ATGATGAATCTGTTAGGTGCAGTTTTATTGGTAGCTGCAATAGTTTCTTCTGTTGCTAATGCACTGACCAAAAGTGATTTCCCTCCAAACTTCTTGTTTGGTGCTTCAACTTCTGCTTATCAG GTTGAAGGTGCAGCAAATGAAGATGGCAGGAAGCCAAGCATATGGGATACCTTTGCACATGCTGGCAATG GAGGACGATTCAAAGGAGACGGTGACATTGCAATTGATCAATATCATAAATATAAG GATGATGTCAAACTCATGGCTAAAATGGGGTTAGATGTCTACAGATTTTCTATATCATGGTCAAGACTTATTCCAG AGGGAAAAGGGCCAATAAATCCTAAGGGATTGGAGTATTACAACAACCTTATCAATGAACTAGCGAGCCAAG GAATCCAACCACATGTTACATTGCATCATTGGGATCTACCACAAGCACTTGAAGATGAATATGGAGGATGGGTTAGTCGAAGAATTAT AAAGGACTTCACAGCATATGCAGATGTATGCTTTAGAGAGTTTGGAGATAGAGTTAAACATTGGACTACAGTGAATGAAGGAAATGCGGGTTCTATTGGAGGCTATGATGCAGGAATTTTACCGCCTCAAAGGTGTTCATCTTCCTCTATATCTAACTGCTCCAGAGGCAATTCTTCAACTGAGCCATATTTGGTAACTCATCATATGTTGTTAGCACATGCATCAACTGCAAAACTGTATAGGACAAAGTACAAG GCCAAGCAAAGGGGATTTATTGGTTTTAATCTTCTTGTGTTTGGTTTTGTTCCACTAACAAACACTAGTCAAGACATAATTGCCGCTCAAAGAGCCCGAGACTTTTATATTGGGTG GTTTCTGAATCCCTTCATTTTTGGAGAATATCCCGACTCCATGAAAAAGAATGTTGGATCAAGGCTTCCTTACTTCACCACCATAGAATCAAATTTGGTTAAGGGCTCAATTGACTTCCTTGGGATCAATTTTTACTATGCATTATATATTCAGAACAACCCGAAAAGCCTGCAGAAAACGAATAGAGACTTCACATCAGATATAGCCGTGGAGTTTAAAC CCTACAATGGAAATGATACAGCTACAGGTCAT TTTCCAGTTATACCCTGGATTTTGGAAGGGCTGCTTCAATCATTGAAGAATGATTATGGCGATTTTCCAATTTATATTCATGAAAATG GTCAACAAACACATAGAAATTCATCATTAGATGATTGGTCAAGGGTGAAGTATATGCATGGATACATAGGGAGCCTACTCGATATGTTGAG GAATGGATTGAATATAAGAGGCTACTTTGTATGGTCCTTTTTGGATGTGTTTGAGTTATTAGATGGATATGGATCAAGTTTTGGCTTATATTACATAGATTTGAAAGATCCAACTTTGAGGAGGCAACCTAAACTTTCTTCTGTGTGGTACTCAAATTTTCTAAACAACAGAACTATGGACTCGAAGATCACCATGGAAATTGAGGAGAATTCATCTATCTCCAACACTCCCTTCATGCATGCTGCCACTTAA
- the LOC131601219 gene encoding beta-glucosidase 11-like, whose protein sequence is MMNWLGAVLLVAALVSSAANALTKNDFPPNFLFGASTSAYQVEGAANEDGRKPSIWDTFAHAGNGGQYKGDGDITCDQYHKYKDDVKLMAKMGLDAYRFSISWSRLIPDGKGPINPKGVEYYNNLINELESQGIQPHVTLYHWDLPQALEDEYGGWVSRRIIKDFTAYADVCFREFGDRVKHWTTVNEGNVCSIGGYDAGFLPPQRCSSSSISDCSKGNSSTEPYLVTHHMLLAHASAAKLYRTKYKAKQRGFIGFNLLVFGFVPLTNTSQDIIAAQRARDFYIGWFLNPFIFGEYPDSMKRNAGSRLPFFTTRESNLVKGSIDFLGINFYYAFSVKDNPKSLEKKDRDYTTDMAVETKSYTGNDTTTDEVPIIPWILEGLLQSLKNDYGNFPIYIHENGQQTRRNSSLDDWSRVKYMHEYIRSLRDMLRNGLNIKGYFVWSFLDAFELLGGYEASYGLYYLDLKDPTLRRQPKLSSVWYSNFLNNRTMDSKITMKIEENSSISNTPFMHTAT, encoded by the exons atgatgaattggttagGTGCAGTTTTATTGGTAGCAGCACTAGTTTCTTCTGCTGCTAATGCACTCACAAAGAATGATTTTCCTCCAAACTTTTTGTTTGGTGCTTCAACTTCTGCTTATCAG GTTGAAGGTGCAGCAAATGAAGATGGCAGGAAGCCAAGCATATGGGATACCTTTGCACATGCTGGCAATG GAGGGCAATACAAGGGAGATGGTGACATTACATGTGATCAATATCATAAATATAAG GATGATGTCAAACTCATGGCTAAAATGGGTTTAGATGCCTACAGATTTTCCATATCATGGTCAAGACTTATTCCAG ATGGAAAAGGGCCAATAAATCCCAAGGGAGTGGAGTATTACAACAACCTTATCAATGAACTAGAGAGCCAAG GAATCCAACCACATGTTACATTGTATCATTGGGATCTACCACAAGCACTTGAAGATGAATATGGAGGATGGGTTAGCCGAAGAATTAT AAAAGACTTCACAGCATATGCAGATGTCTGCTTTAGAGAGTTTGGAGATAGAGTTAAACATTGGACTACAGTGAATGAAGGAAATGTTTGTTCAATTGGGGGCTATGATGCAGGATTTTTACCACCTCAAAGGTGTTCATCTTCCTCTATATCTGACTGCTCCAAAGGCAATTCTTCAACTGAGCCATATTTGGTAACTCATCATATGTTGTTAGCACATGCATCAGCTGCAAAACTGTATAGGACAAAGTACAAG GCCAAGCAAAGGGGATTTATTGGTTTTAATCTTCTTGTTTTTGGTTTTGTTCCACTAACAAACACTAGTCAAGACATAATTGCCGCTCAAAGAGCCAGAGACTTTTATATTGGGTG GTTTCTGAATCCCTTCATTTTTGGGGAGTATCCTGACTCCATGAAAAGGAATGCTGGTTCAAGGCTTCCTTTCTTCACTACCAGGGAATCAAATTTGGTTAAGGGCTCAATTGATTTCCTTGGAATCAATTTTTACTATGCATTTTCTGTTAAGGACAACCCGAAAAGCCTAGAGAAAAAGGATAGAGATTACACAACAGATATGGCCGTGGAGACTAAAT CCTACACTGGAAATGATACAACTACAGATGAG GTTCCAATTATACCCTGGATTTTGGAAGGGCTGCTTCAATCTTTGAAGAATGATTATGGCAATTTTCCAATTTACATTCATGAAAACG GTCAACAAACACGTAGAAATTCATCATTAGATGACTGGTCTAGAGTGAAGTATATGCATGAATACATAAGGAGTCTACGCGATATGTTGAG GAATGGATTGAATATAAAAGGTTACTTTGTATGGTCCTTTTTGGATGCGTTTGAGTTACTAGGTGGATATGAAGCAAGTTATGGCTTATATTACCTAGATTTGAAAGATCCAACTTTGAGGAGGCAACCTAAACTTTCTTCTGTGTGGTACTCAAATTTTCTAAACAACAGAACTATGGATTCAAAGATCACCATGAAAATTGAGGAGAACTCATCTATCTCCAACACTCCCTTCATGCATACTGCCACTTAA
- the LOC131601222 gene encoding beta-glucosidase 11-like — MMNLLGAVLLVATVCVANALSKNDFPPNFLFGASTSAYQVEGAANEDGRKPSIWDTFAHAGNGGQYKGNGDIACDQYHKYKDDVKLMAKMGLDAYRFSISWSRLIPDGRGPINPKGLEYYNNLINELASQGIQPHVTLHHWDLPQTLEDEYGGWVSRRVIKDFSAYADVCFREFGDRVKHWTTINEGNVESMGGYDVGFLPPQRCSSSSISNCSKGNSSTEPYLVTHHMLLAHASAAKLYRMKYKAKQRGFVGFNLLVFGLVPLTNTSQDIIAAQRARDFYIGWFLNPFIFGEYPDSMKRNAGSRLPIFTTKESNLVKGSIDFLGINFYYAFSVKNNPKSLEKKDRDYTTDMAVETKTYTGNDTTTDEVPVIPWILEELLQSLKNDYGNFPIYIHENGQQTRRNSSLDDWSRVKYMHEYIRSLHDMLRNGLNIKGYFVWSFLDVFELLGGYEASFGLYYIDLKDPTLRRQPKLSSVWYTNFLNNRTMDSKIIMKIEENSSISNTPFMHADT, encoded by the exons ATGATGAATTTGTTAGGTGCAGTTTTATTAGTAGCAACAGTTTGTGTTGCTAATGCACTCTCAAAGAATGATTTTCCTCCAAACTTCTTGTTTGGTGCTTCTACTTCTGCTTATCAG GTTGAAGGTGCAGCAAATGAAGATGGAAGGAAGCCAAGCATATGGGATACTTTTGCACATGCTGGCAATG GAGGGCAGTACAAGGGAAACGGTGACATTGCTTGTGATCAATATCATAAATATAAG GATGATGTCAAACTTATGGCTAAAATGGGCTTAGATGCCTACAGATTTTCCATATCATGGTCAAGACTTATTCCAG ATGGGAGAGGGCCAATAAATCCTAAGGGATTGGAGTATTACAACAACCTTATCAATGAACTAGCGAGTCAAG GAATCCAACCACATGTTACACTGCATCATTGGGATCTACCACAAACACTTGAAGATGAATATGGGGGATGGGTTAGCCGAAGAGTTAT AAAGGACTTCTCAGCATATGCTGATGTCTGCTTTAGAGAGTTTGGAGATAGAGTTAAACATTGGACTACAATAAATGAAGGAAATGTGGAATCTATGGGAGGCTACGATGTAGGATTTTTACCGCCTCAAAGgtgttcatcttcctcaatatCTAATTGTTCCAAAGGCAACTCTTCAACTGAGCCATATTTGGTAACTCATCATATGTTGTTAGCTCATGCATCAGCTGCAAAACTTTATAGGATGAAGTACAAG GCCAAGCAAAGGGGATTTGTTGGTTTTAATCTTCTTGTTTTTGGTCTTGTTCCACTAACAAACACTAGTCAAGATATAATTGCCGCTCAAAGAGCCCGAGACTTTTATATTGGGTG GTTTCTGAATCCCTTCATTTTTGGGGAGTATCCTGACTCCATGAAAAGGAATGCTGGCTCAAGGCTTCCTATCTTCACCACCAAGGAATCAAATTTGGTTAAGGGCTCAATTGACTTCCTTGGAATCAATTTTTACTATGCATTTTCTGTTAAGAACAACCCGAAAAGCCTGGAGAAAAAGGATAGAGATTACACAACAGATATGGCCGTGGAGACTAAAA CCTACACTGGAAATGATACAACTACAGATGAG GTTCCAGTTATACCATGGATTTTGGAAGAACTGCTTCAATCATTGAAGAATGATTATGGCAATTTTCCAATTTACATTCATGAAAACG GTCAACAAACACGTAGAAATTCATCATTAGATGACTGGTCTAGAGTGAAGTATATGCATGAATACATAAGGAGTCTACACGATATGTTGAG GAATGGATTGAATATAAAAGGTTACTTTGTATGGTCCTTTTTGGATGTGTTTGAGTTACTAGGTGGATATGAAGCAAGTTTTGGCTTATATTACATAGATTTGAAAGATCCAACTTTGAGGAGGCAACCTAAACTTTCATCTGTGTGGTACACAAATTTTCTAAACAACAGAACTATGGACTCAAAGATCATCATGAAAATTGAGGAGAATTCATCTATCTCCAACACTCCCTTCATGCATGCTGACACTTAA
- the LOC131601221 gene encoding beta-glucosidase 11-like has protein sequence MMNLLGAVLLVASTVCVGNANALTKNDFPAHFLFGASTSAYQVEGAANEDGRKPSIWDTFAHAGNGGRFKGDGDIAVDQYHKYKDDVKLMAKMGLDAYRFSISWSRLIPDGRGPINPKGLKYYNNLINELTSQGIEPHVTLHHWDIPQALEDEYGGWVSRRVIKDFRAYADVCFREFGDRVKHWTTVNEGNVESMGGYDAGILPPQRCSSSPISNCSKGNSSTEPYLVSHHMLLAHASAAKLYRTKYKAKQTGFIGFNLLASGFIPLTNTSQDIMAAQRARDFNIGWFLNPFIFGEYPDTMKKNVGSRLPYFTTRESNLVKGSIDFLGINFYYALYVKNRQKSLQEENRYTTDMTVEFEPYTGNDTSTDEVPVIPEILKGLLHSLKNDYGDFPIYIHEIGQQTRRNSSLDDWSRVKCMHEYIGSLLDMLREGLNIRGYFVWSFLDVFELLGGYESSFGLYYIDLKDPTLRRQPKLSSVWYTNFLNNRIMDSKITMKIEENSSISNTPLMHAAT, from the exons ATGATGAATTTGTTAGGTGCAGTTTTGTTGGTAGCATCAACAGTTTGTGTTGGTAATGCTAATGCACTCACAAAGAATGATTTTCCTGCTCACTTTTTGTTTGGTGCTTCAACTTCTGCTTATCAG GTTGAAGGTGCAGCAAATGAAGATGGAAGGAAGCCAAGCATATGGGATACTTTTGCACATGCTGGCAATG GAGGACGATTCAAAGGAGATGGTGACATTGCAGTTGATCAATATCATAAATATAAG GATGATGTGAAACTCATGGCTAAAATGGGGTTAGATGCCTACAGATTTTCCATATCATGGTCAAGACTTATTCCAG ATGGGAGAGGGCCAATAAATCCTAAGGGATTGAAGTATTACAACAACCTTATCAATGAACTAACAAGCCAAG GAATCGAACCACATGTTACACTGCATCATTGGGATATACCACAAGCACTTGAAGATGAATATGGAGGATGGGTTAGCCGAAGAGTTAT AAAGGACTTCAGAGCATATGCAGATGTATGCTTTAGAGAGTTTGGAGACAGAGTTAAACATTGGACTACAGTGAACGAAGGAAACGTTGAATCTATGGGAGGCTACGATGCAGGAATTTTACCGCCTCAAAGGTGTTCATCTTCCCCTATATCTAACTGTTCCAAAGGCAACTCTTCAACTGAGCCATATTTGGTATCTCATCATATGTTGTTAGCACATGCATCAGCTGCAAAACTTTATAGAACCAAGTACAAG GCCAAGCAAACAGGATTTATTGGATTTAATCTTCTTGCTTCTGGTTTTATTCCTCTAACAAATACTAGTCAAGACATAATGGCTGCTCAAAGAGCCCGAGACTTCAATATTGGGTG GTTTCTGAATCCCTTCATTTTTGGAGAGTATCCTGACACCATGAAAAAGAATGTTGGCTCAAGACTTCCTTACTTCACCACCCGAGAATCAAATTTGGTTAAGGGCTCAATTGACTTCCTTGGAATCAATTTTTACTATGCATTATATGTTAAGAACAGACAGAAAAGCCTGCAGGAAGAGAATAGATACACAACAGATATGACTGTAGAGTTTGAAC CCTACACTGGAAACGATACATCTACGGATGAG GTTCCAGTTATACCCGAGATTTTGAAAGGGCTGCTTCACTCATTGAAGAATGATTATGGCGATTTTCCAATTTATATTCATGAAATTG GTCAACAAACACGTAGAAATTCGTCGTTAGATGATTGGTCAAGGGTGAAGTGTATGCATGAATACATAGGGAGTCTACTTGATATGTTGAG GGAGGGATTGAATATAAGAGGCTACTTTGTATGGTCCTTTTTGGATGTGTTTGAGTTACTAGGTGGATATGAATCAAGTTTTGGCTTATATTACATAGATTTGAAAGATCCAACTTTGAGGAGGCAACCTAAACTTTCATCTGTGTGGTACACAAATTTTCTAAACAACAGAATTATGGACTCAAAGATCACCATGAAAATTGAGGAAAATTCATCTATCTCCAACACTCCCTTGATGCATGCTGCCACTTGA
- the LOC131606172 gene encoding beta-glucosidase 11-like: MLVMYYSFAVLLVAAIFSVANGFIKSDFPPNFLFGASTSAYQVEGAANEDGRKPSIWDTFAHADNGGKTKGDGDIACDQYHKYKDDVKLMAKMGLDAYRFSISWSRLIPDGKGPINPKGLDYYNNLIDELTSKGIQPHVTLYHWDLPQTLEDEYGGWVSRRIIKDFTAYTDVCFREFVDRVKYWTTVNEGNACSIVGYGKGDLPPQRCSSSSMSNCSKGNSSTEPYLVTHHMLLAHASAAKLYRTKYKAKQRGFISFNLLVFGFLPLTNTSEDIIAAQRARDFYIGWFLNPFIFGEYPDSMKKNVGSRLPYFTTKESNLVKGSIDFLGINFYLAYYVKNNAKSLQKKDRDHTLDMAADLKLNFGNGTSPYEIPVIPGILEGELRSLKNNYGNFPIYIYESGQQTRRNSSLDDWSRVKCMHEYIGSLLDMLRDGLNIRGYFVWSFLDVFELLGGYEASYGLYYIDMKDPTLKRQPKLSSVWYTNFLNNRTMDSKITMKIEKNSSISNTPLMHVTT; the protein is encoded by the exons ATGTTGGTCATGTACTATTCCTTTGCAGTTTTATTAGTAGCAGCAATATTTTCTGTTGCTAATGGATTTATCAAAAGTGATTTCCCTCCAAACTTTTTGTTTGGTGCTTCAACTTCTGCTTATCAG GTTGAAGGTGCAGCAAATGAAGATGGAAGGAAGCCAAGCATATGGGATACCTTTGCACACGCTGACAATG GAGGGAAAACCAAGGGAGATGGTGACATTGCATGTgatcaatatcacaaatataag GATGATGTCAAACTCATGGCTAAAATGGGGTTAGATGCCTACAGATTTTCCATATCATGGTCAAGACTTATTCCAG ATGGAAAAGGGCCAATAAATCCCAAGGGATTGGACTATTACAACAACCTTATCGATGAACTTACAAGCAAAG GAATCCAACCGCATGTTACACTGTATCATTGGGATCTACCTCAAACACTTGAAGATGAATATGGAGGATGGGTTAGCCGAAGAATTAT AAAAGACTTCACAGCATACACTGATGTCTGTTTTAGAGAGTTTGTAGATAGAGTTAAATATTGGACTACAGTGAATGAAGGAAATGCGTGTTCAATTGTGGGCTATGGTAAAGGAGATTTACCGCCTCAAAGATGTTCATCTTCCTCTATGTCTAACTGCTCCAAAGGCAATTCTTCAACTGAGCCATATTTGGTAACTCATCATATGTTGTTAGCACATGCATCAGCTGCAAAGCTGTATAGGACAAAGTACAAG GCCAAGCAAAGGGGATTTATTAGTTTTAATCTTCTTGTTTTTGGGTTTCTTCCACTAACAAATACTAGTGAAGACATAATTGCCGCTCAAAGAGCCCGAGACTTCTATATTGGGTG GTTTCTGAATCCCTTCATTTTCGGAGAGTATCCTGACTCCATGAAAAAGAATGTTGGCTCAAGGCTTCCTTACTTCACCACCAAGGAATCAAATTTGGTTAAGGGTTCAATTGATTTCCTTGGAATAAATTTCTACTTGGCTTATTACGTTAAGAACAACGCAAAAAGCTTGCAGAAAAAGGATAGAGATCACACATTAGATATGGCTGCGGATCTTAAAT TAAACTTTGGAAATGGTACATCTCCATATGAG ATTCCAGTTATACCCGGGATTTTGGAAGGGGAACTTCGCTCTTTGAAGAATAATTATGGCAATTTTCCAATTTACATTTATGAAAGTG GTCAACAAACACGTAGGAATTCATCGTTAGATGATTGGTCAAGGGTGAAGTGTATGCATGAATACATAGGGAGCCTACTTGATATGTTGAG GGATGGATTGAATATAAGAGGCTACTTTGTATGGTCCTTTTTGGATGTATTTGAGTTACTAGGTGGATATGAAGCAAGTTATGGTTTATATTACATAGATATGAAAGATCCAACTTTGAAGAGGCAACCTAAACTTTCATCTGTGTGGTACACAAATTTTCTAAACAACAGAACTATGGACTCAAAGATCACCATGAAAATTGAGAAGAATTCATCTATCTCCAACACTCCCTTGATGCATGTTACCACTTAA